One Burkholderia gladioli genomic window, AGGCGCCGCCCTGCTTCAGGAAGACGAGGATCTGCTTGCCGCGGATCTCGAGCCTTCCCTCGTGATCGCGAACCTCCGCGTCCGACACCTCGGTCACGATCCGCTCGTCGCCGTAGAACTCGTAATGGCTGAACGACACGGTGCCCGGCTTCGTTCCGGCATAGCCCTTGTTGAAGTAGTCGGTGATCGCGCTGGCACCCGTGACCTTGTCGCCGCCGGGCGGCAGGAGCGTGCCGTCGCTCGTGTAGAGCCGGCCGATCGCCTCGTAATCGCCCCGCGCGAAGGCTTGCGCCCAACGTGCGTTCTCGGCCTTGATGGCCGCCTGGATTTCAGGCCGTGGGCTGCCGTCGGTTGCCGGCGAGGCAAACGCGAGAACGGGAAGACAGGCCGCCAGGACGGCGGCATAAAAACGAATCGGTTGCATCGAATGGTTTCCGAACAAGGTGTGGATCGGGAAAGACGGCGCG contains:
- a CDS encoding YybH family protein, translated to MQPIRFYAAVLAACLPVLAFASPATDGSPRPEIQAAIKAENARWAQAFARGDYEAIGRLYTSDGTLLPPGGDKVTGASAITDYFNKGYAGTKPGTVSFSHYEFYGDERIVTEVSDAEVRDHEGRLEIRGKQILVFLKQGGAWKLHRDMWNDYPR